The proteins below are encoded in one region of Deltaproteobacteria bacterium:
- a CDS encoding J domain-containing protein produces MKDLYEVLGVSRTASADDIRKAYRKLARKYHPDVNPGNKEAEEKFKEVSAAYEVLSDPDKRKAYDEFGEASLASGFDPDKAREYARWRTERQRTGHPFEAEQFDFDLGDLFGGFGGFGGFGRAGTGGGRPGARARPGADVRATVQLDFATALRGTEVEVAVPIEEPCGACGGRGVESGSASTCDACGGRGQVQAVKGPLRMVTTCGACGGSGKTGPRCGACGGAGTVSRTRKTRVRIPPGADDGDTLRIRGKGMPGAGGGPPGDLVIETRVAPHPRVRRVGRDLYLRVPVTLAEAYAGASIDVPTFDGRVTVKVPPGSQSGTKLRLRGKGVRRGDRVGDFYVELDVVMPPPGDAALADALRAADRLYPRPVREGLTL; encoded by the coding sequence GGCGTCTCGCGCACGGCGAGCGCCGACGACATCCGCAAGGCGTATCGCAAGCTCGCGCGCAAGTATCACCCCGACGTCAACCCCGGCAACAAGGAGGCCGAGGAGAAGTTCAAGGAGGTGAGCGCGGCGTACGAGGTGCTGTCGGACCCAGACAAGCGCAAGGCGTACGACGAGTTCGGCGAAGCGTCGCTCGCGTCCGGCTTCGACCCCGACAAGGCGCGCGAGTACGCGCGGTGGCGGACCGAGCGGCAGCGAACCGGCCATCCGTTCGAGGCGGAGCAGTTCGACTTCGACCTCGGCGATCTGTTCGGCGGCTTCGGCGGCTTCGGCGGCTTCGGCCGCGCGGGAACCGGCGGAGGTCGACCCGGCGCGCGCGCGCGACCCGGCGCGGACGTGCGGGCGACCGTCCAGCTCGACTTCGCGACCGCCCTGCGCGGTACCGAGGTCGAGGTCGCCGTACCGATCGAGGAGCCGTGCGGCGCGTGCGGTGGCCGCGGCGTCGAGTCCGGGTCGGCGAGCACGTGCGACGCTTGCGGCGGCCGCGGCCAGGTGCAGGCGGTCAAGGGCCCGCTGCGGATGGTCACGACCTGCGGCGCGTGCGGCGGCAGCGGCAAGACGGGCCCGCGCTGCGGCGCGTGCGGCGGTGCGGGCACGGTGAGCCGCACGCGAAAGACGCGCGTGCGCATTCCGCCCGGCGCGGACGACGGCGACACGCTGCGCATCCGCGGCAAGGGAATGCCCGGGGCCGGCGGCGGTCCGCCGGGCGACCTCGTCATCGAGACGCGGGTGGCGCCGCACCCGCGCGTGCGCCGCGTCGGCCGCGACCTGTACCTGCGCGTGCCGGTGACGCTGGCCGAGGCCTACGCCGGGGCGTCCATCGACGTGCCGACGTTCGACGGCCGCGTCACCGTCAAGGTTCCGCCCGGGTCCCAATCCGGCACGAAGCTGCGGCTGCGCGGAAAGGGGGTGCGCCGCGGCGATCGCGTCGGCGATTTCTACGTGGAGCTGGATGTCGTGATGCCGCCGCCGGGCGACGCCGCGCTCGCGGACGCGCTGCGCGCGGCCGACCGGTTGTACCCGCGACCGGTCAGGGAGGGCTTGACGCTATGA